TGATCTATTCAAGTATCAAGTACCATCACAGACTTCAAAATAGTGGGAATAACACGTTCTGATAATAAACGCTTGAGTCACCATTCTGCAATTGTCTTTTCATGAAACCTAGATGTCAGAAGTCTGGATTAAATGCTGCAGgaggttaaaaatgaacatgcatCTGAAAAAGTAATATTTGCACAGCATTGCTCTCTTAGTTAATTGCTGCTCCCATGTGGCCAGTAATGAAAACAACCACACACATGGTGTAAAAGGGTTATGATGAAGATCAAGatgtttatttaactttaattgAATCAATTTCTCAGATAAAGATATTTCTCATGCTTATTTTTGCAGAGATTCTGCCTTAAActgtatgaaaacaaaacagctCCACGCACCACAGAAGAAACGAGCCGAGTGCGTTTGCATCGACACACGGGTGAGTAAACAGTGACAGAACTGTgattttcaggtgaactgttgctttaagaCAAGATACGCAGATGCTTTCCGTGTCCTTTGAGACCGACGGGATTGTGACTCGAAAGGCAAGAGTGACACAGCAAGCCATTCTTTTTCAGCTTCTGTTGCACAAAATCTGAACACGGCAGGCCAGCTGGTGTGATGAAGCCGCTTTTAttagaaacaaaacattcaaataCTGCCACAAACGTATCATAAATATCAGAGCAGCAGACGGAGAGGCAGCTTTCACATTCCGCAAGTCTGTTTGGAAAAAGACTGTACCGAAACAGAAGAACGTCGGCGGGACGCGTACGGAGTCTAAAAATAAAGCGTTGTTCTGTGCTGTCGGCTAGAGGCAGCGTTGAAGCTCTTATGTTTAATTGGCTACGCCGGCACCACGTTCACTCTCCTGGACTAACAGAACCATCATCTGCAGGTGTGCTTGCATACAAGACCTAGTTTCCTCCTCCGTTCAACTTGAGGTTTCATAACAGAGCTTTGTTAACATAAACATCAGATTTAAATGTGGCCACTACACATGTAACACTGAATTTAGTCAAAAAACAGTAATGTATAGCTTGTTCTGATGTATATGTAGTGTTACGAGGGTGTGGAATTTGCcgttttttgtcatcatttcaaTCTTTCTAGGGTCTGGGCTTCATATACGCACAATGGAAAACAGGCAACAATGCTAATGTGCTGACTTTGTGCTGCCGGGCAAAGGATTGGTACAACGGTGGATATTCAGGCTTTCTAGGCAGCACTGGACACCGCCAGCTTCTTGAGATGATCCATGAAGACCTGAAGACTCACGTCGTCTGTAAGAATAGGCGCGCCGGACTCCTATGCAAACACATAGGAAAGCGTGATTCAGTCGCTGGTGTGACTAACACGATAATAACAACAAGCTGCGACGTGTTTATAGTTATATAAAACAGCCTCTGGTAAAGTGAGTGGACTGCTTAATATTCCTCACCTGACCCCATGCGTACATGTTGTTATGTGTCTGAGAAGGATTCACTTTGGACAGGAGGAAACGGGCCTGGAgggaaacatttacatttattcatttggcagacgcttttatccaaagcgatagGAAAGatgtaagaaaaacaaatctTGGTACAATTTCATACTTTAAACGCTGCAAACACGAGTGTGTTAATATTCAGAGCAGCCGCCAATAACCCATTACAGTCACTTACTCACAAGCGCTGTGTTAAACCTCAAAGGGCGAGTTTATCAAGCGTACAAATGAACTGACGGGCTGTAATGAACCGATTTCTTTTAGTAGCACCTTCTATTTGGTCCGTCATTAGTCAAAGCTTGATGAAAAcagatttataaaaatatacgcATTGACTGATctaacattattattaaaatgggattaaaaagattttcaattcaatttgtgGCCATTCATTTCACAGTAATTCACTTGATCGGTCTGTCATTATTATGCTGCTGGCATTTGTGAAAAGCGTATTCAAGAATTCAAGCTGTGCAGATTTCCATAACACAGAAGTTCCTCCACGTCTCCGTGGGGTCGTACCTGACTGCCTCCGTGCTCTGTGTCTATATAGCGTGGCATGGGAAAGCGGCTGTGAAGAATCTCTTGGGCATCGTCCACTGGAGCCTGCAGCAGGTGCTTGAAGTTCTCATACTCGGGCATGTCCTGGTATCCGGCTTTACGCCACTGAGACACCGTCTGCAAGAGGCAAAAAGCGGTCAGAGGTCGTCTTGTTTTACAGGACAGGTGtttttaaaccttgtctgtgtcCTTGTAGCTCCATTGATAGAGCATTGCGCTAGCAACAAAAAGGTCATGGTTAGCTTCTCAGAGAAAAACATTCCTTGAATGCACtggaagtcactttggataaaagcgtctgccaaacgcATTCATGTAAATGTAGTCTCGGTCAATTTTTTTTGCCCTTTATGCATGAATTATGACCACCTTcatatttatctttatttaagacaagattttaacatgttttacaCATATTTTTCACTTTGAGTGGACATCTGAAGAGGTGCCACTGTATTGCCTCACATGGCTGAGGTTCCATCAAACCCCACGCATGAGGCTTTTTGAAAAGCTGTGCACCGTAGTGCGTGAAAGGGTTaaagtttgatttaatttaCGTGCACTTTAGCAAGCGTTTCATCAGAAAACGCCTCCCCTCGCCAACGTTAAACTTGTTGCAGTGCAGTACCGACTTCGATTTTATGCGCTCAGATATTTAACAGTTCGGACCACAGCAGGCTTCCCTCTCAATTATTTAAAAGACTGAACACACGGTGGTTTAACGCCAAGTCTTTTTAGTTACCGGGGTCTATAAAGCACAGAGCCCCAGAATAATCTGCAGCCAAGATGTGCTGTGTGAATCTCACCTCTCCGTGGTATATCAGAATCTGAAAGAAGGTGTCCATAAGGAGGATGCGGTCGGGCAAGATACTGCTGCTGTCCAGTAACACCGGCTACAACACGAGGAAACAAAAGGAAATGTTATTGTGCACTATCATTGTCAATTAGATGGACTCCACCCCGCTTCTGGTCGCAGAGTCAGAGAAAAAACAGTAATTGGCATAAAGACCTAAAGCCCTCCATTAAAACCAGATTAGAACACACAGATGTCAATCTAAGGAACCATCACCTTAATGCTTCTTATTGAACAACACTACGGACTATCAGAACATTCTGTACAGTTTATACAGTCTGAAAAAACTGTCGGGGCTCTATATGTCTCTCTCTTACAGgtgtacagtaaacattatttcattatatcaaatataaatTTTGCTTTGCAGAAAGGTTTAAAAGGCAGCAATAATATAAGATTGAATAAATGAGAGGGGGGAATGTCATGGTGTGCTAATTAATCTGAACACTGTTTAATCTGCGGAGTCTGGGGACATCATGTGTACTGTCATCATGACACTGCATTTCACATTCAACATATTCTAATTACAGCTAGTTTGCCTGTCTACTAATATAGTATATTAGAAACTTTAGGATTTATTTGATTGAACTTTCTATGAGAGTGTGATTATTAAAAGctatacagtagtggccaaaagtgatgtccaacatTAACGCCATTGCTCTTCATTCCaacatattattaaagatgtataAATAATTGCGTAAGCGTGTTGCGTAGAAAATTGAAACGTTTTAGGAAGAATTAAGGAAAGCTTggcaaaaattacacacaagaCATGCATATTGCACAAAACTTATTGAGCTAAGACCCAGGAGaatgacatttaaacaaaatattaataactatTGACAATGTATGCAATATTTCATATGAgatatttgtttttctatgcatttttcaTATATTCAGATTAAACTCTTATTCCCCGATATGCTGTAGTTTGTTTCAtgccaaataattttgttatataaacacataaaccaAGTTCAGTCTTCTTCATTTTGTATCATACTCTCATAGTTAAATGGTTTGAACTAAATTGAGGGGACATTAAAAGctaatattgtacaaatatgacctccggacatcacttttggcacCACTGCATTTCCACATAATAATCCCACCTGAAACGTGGAAAACTCTGGATAATATCTGAAtctggtttgtgtgtgtacattaAAGAACAAGCAGGGATCAGTCATACATCCATCCACGTCACCTCTCATTGCTCAGACAAACCACACAATCATGAAACGTGGCCAAAGTGAGGTGTGCGTTTACCTCTGGTGGCCCGCTGAACGAGTACGCGTACAGGATGGGTTGTATCATTATCAGAGACTGGGTCAGGTCCTGCCTCATAAACTGGTGTCTGTAATAGCTGCTTTCATCAGGACTGTTGTTGAACACTTGCAGGAATGGAGATCTTCTCAGGTGGAACATGAACTGCGGAAAGAACACGCTGTTATTTTTCCCATCTAACTTTGCAGTGAGGGCTATTATAGTAACATCACTGCTCTGTGTTCATATGAGGGGGAGTTTGAGGTACGTACCTGAGGATACAGCGAAAACGTCTCGGAGAAGCGGAATGAGTTGGGATCGTCTTTGTGGTAATCTCCAAATTTCTGGCACTGCAAATGGAAGAACAAAAAGACATAATCTGAAAATGTTATATTGGAAAAATAAGGACACCCGGAAATGCTATGGCCAATTCTATATTTAAAGATACTGTatgttcaaaaatatattttgcgtTCCTAATACAAATGCACTGGGATCAAGGTCATTCCTATCTGGGAAAAAAAGGTGCTCCAAAAAACTCACCAAGCGGATGAGCTGTCGGTCCAGCCAGCGCAGGACGTCAGGTCCCTCCTCTGTCTCTGCCCTGTAAACGGCTAGACGAGCCATAAGAATGGCAGCGGCCTCCTGGTCGAAAGACGCCGCGATGCTTTGTATTTGAGTCTGAGCGTCAGCCCAGCTAAAGAAAAAGAATTAGAAGAACATGTAATAATACATTgacttaaaagaaagaaaaagtacAACGGTGCATTCAAATAGAGACGGACTGGCCGTTTATCAATAAGTTGAGTCAAAAAGCTCTTTCGGGGACTTGAAACACTAAGTACTTCTAAAAGCTACAAGCAGCACATTAGTCTTTGTCAAAGAATGAATTTACTCTTTTCTCTTTGGAGGTGCATTGATTCTGACAAACAAATGGCACATGCTTAAATTGGAATCTTTTGATGTCTTCGCGGGTTGTCATGGAAACTGGAGGTGATTCAGGATAACAAATGGATGATGTGCGGAGATGATGTCCGAACTCGGATTCTGAGAGACGTCTATAAAGAGACGGCTATCATAGACCCCAAGTACAATCTACAGTCACaatgtttattgcacatttttCCTATTCAGTACACTGAAAGGCTGAATCTGATGTATGTATTTTTCAGCTGTAAACAAGATGAACACTTTAATAAAAGACCGGATTGAAACGGCAGGCAAATTCCACAGCAAGCATCCACGgctgaaataaatgtgtaaaacgTACTTTCTCGCGATGGTGGTGACTCTGATGCGTCTTTGCCCGCTGGAATGCTGATACTGGGTCACGTATTGTATGGCTCCACGTCCACCCTGTGGTATAGGAGCATTGTGCTGGCGAACAGGAAAAGAAAAAGTACAGATTGAACAAAGTCACGCATGTTACAGACAAagcttacattttttaaaacaacatttttaacataACCCGAATGCACCTTGCTAAAAAACAAAGAATACTGTGGTTCTTGTCTTTATTACAGAAACAcacttgtttgtttactttgtctATTGAAATTGTACAAGCTAGTGCTCATGCACAAACAGAATATTTAAGACTTTAATCACTTAAAGCAGATAGGAGCTGTACTTCAGATTCGATTCGATTTATTGTTAACTTCATTGTCATTGTGCAGAACAATCACAGAGGCAATGAAATGCAAAACAACAGATGGCCACAGAGTGAACTGTGCGTTTTAAGAGATGTTGACATGTTTGTACCTTGAATATCACAAAATTACAATCAGTTTGTGACCCGGTGTGTGAAAAAagtgtgatttactgttttctacataaaaccatcctacataatataaatataacctgatgtctttaaaatggagtgtaaaattaaaatcaaattgaaaagaaataaaaaattcatTTGATGGTTGTCATCTCATAATCAGATTgagacttttttttacaaacagggtcacatttgtttaTGAATTATTAGGTAAGCAATTGCAAATATGGGCttgttcaataaaaatgtaaaataatatataatccAAAGCACATGGCCCAATGAAACGACACATGTGACAGGgtataataaatgatataactGGGCTAGAGGCTTATGGTCGTATTAAAGGCAATGAAGCACAGATTAAAGCTTTAGAACCGAGCCTCACACCAATTACACCAAAAAAACACTCGTGTACGAAAAAGCCTCATGAAGTCCTACTGAATCCTCTCTGCTGTCTAAACCCCCCGGACACTCCGCTCTTCGAATGTTAAACGCTTTATTTATCCCTCTACGTGTGATTGTAGCTGTTAACATAGTTTGCCTCTCAAGGTGGCGCGTTTGTTGTTTTACAACCGGCTGAGACAGATGCTGGgggatggggggggggggggggcgcgcTCGGTGAGAAGCAGTAGATGCTCATCTCCGTAGGATCAGCATGAGGTCCACTCCTCCCCTACAGCAACACCTTCCCTGGAGCTTTGGCACACGGCACAAATAACGTGACCTCATCTCCTCACAGCTTGCTTTCTTGTGGCTGTAAATGTCTGCTTTTAAACGCTCAGGTGAACGAAGGATGCAGTGGACAGCGCTGGTCTTCGCTGTGCTGTTGATTGGTTCCAGTATCTGTTCGGTGTTGGGGAATTCGGTATTACTTCTGGTGGTGTTATTCGACAAGAGCCTTCAGACGGACACCTGGCCTCTTACGCTCAGTTTCTGTCTAAGCGATCTGGCGTTGGGCATCTCCGTCATGCCGTTTGGAATCCATAACAGTCTTTTTCAAGTCAAGGGATATGCTAGCAAGAGTGCCCTCTGTCAGGGCAGCGCCGCCTTGTTTCTTCTCCTCCAACTTGCTTCCATCCATTCCCTCACATGGGCCGCTGTCGACAAGTTCACAGAGATCTGTTTTGCCCTCAACTACGCTGGCATCTTCACAGCTCACAGGGTCAAAATCATCCTCGCTATGGTGTGGGTGTATAGTCTTCTCAGCGCTGCCATGCCATTCATCGGTTTTGGTAGTTACAGCTACAGCGAGAAGAAGTTCCTCTGCGTTCCCAGCTTCCAACCGTCCAGCGTCGGCTTCAACATGCTCTTCATGGGGCTGGGAATAATCATTCCCATTCTTCTAATGTGCTGCATGTACGGATATATAGTTTATGTAGCGTGGAATCAGGTGAGACGAGGGACGTTCGTTTGCAACGAAGACCACTGTTTCTATGTACCAGCCAATAGTTACTTCAAGAGCTCCATAGTAATGGTGGCAACCATAGGTAAGCACAATTAAAAGGGCAGATAAAGCACATTTATTATATTTGACGTACCACGCTGTTTTGGGTAGTCATTAAGGGTTTATCTTTATGACATCCTTCTATGAACTGATTACATTGCCTTGGCATATTAAGATTTGTTTCCTGCTTAGGACACCGTTTAATAACAGCCCAAAAAGTATACAAGTTGAGCAAATACAGTAGAATGAAAGAGATTGCCATTCAAAGAACATACAGGTTGGCCATGCATTTAAAGAGATCCGAAAattaaaactctgtcatcattaattcactctcatgttgttcaaaaacgCTGAACTGAActggtattttgagaaatgtctaagtggttttgtgtccatacaatggaagtcaatgggggccaatgttgtttggttaccaacgttcttcaaaatatcttaatttcttATTCTgccaaagaaagaaagtcaccaggtttggaatgacatgagtttAGGtatcattttggggtaaactatgcctttaaaaatacaatcaaaTGTTTGGTCACACCAACTCCTTTATCATTCCtattttctacaaataaaaccaaatacaaCATTTGTCTAGCAAACGATTCCATATATTTAACCAGAAGTCTTTAGGCCAAACGGTTTTTAGAATCatcataataatacatttagtcAAGTGTGTCCAAACATTTGACTTGTAGTGTACTTTACACAATTCCTCATAAGCAATAAGCTGTTGATGACAGATCAAATCACACTAGATTACTGATCAACACATGACAAGTGCAACACACTCTTGAGACAATGAAAGCCGATATTACTCTAATCTACTATAGACATACTGAAACATCAAGCGCGTCATGTCATTGTGTTGACAGTGTGCCTGCTTGTGTGCTGGCTGCCGTACATCATTATCTGCTTCTACGAGACACTGACAGGAAAGGAGAGCTCGCAGTCTGCCTCGGTTTTTGCCACGTGGCTTGTGCTCTTCACTTCAGCTCTCAACCCATGGATCAACTCCATGACTCAAACGTAAGCAAGTTTTGATGCTTAGAATGTACATTATGTGGAATTATGGAACAATAATGAGTTTCTCCCAATGCAAACAGGGCGgtaaaactgtatatatgtgATTTTGGATACCTAAAATGTGGAGAATCAGAATCATTTTCCCTGAAAAACAAGTTATCTTGGATAGATCAATCTTTTGCTTGATTAAGGCTTTTCCGGCACTTTAACAATCAGATGTGGCAGCCCATATGAACACCTGTCGCATTTGGTAATGTTTGGTAAACAAAATGTGGCGGcaattaaagaaaataattgaaaaagGAAGGTGGAAGTAAAAACCTGTGGATCATAAATTCACTGGTCAACCCCGAGATCGTGCAGTGCCTCTGAATCAAACTACTAATATGtggctgttatttgaccgtgaCCTTGTTTGTATCTCTCAGGAGGTACAGAGTTGCACTACGCAGAAGCGTGAATAAAATCCGACTGATGTTTCAGCATCCTCGTAAAAACTCCCTCCCCCAGTGCACAACGATACCGGACAACTCCCCTGCATCATCTCCCAGCGTACCAACAGGACCACAAACAAACAACGGAGCACAACAGGACCTCACGCTGGCTTGAATACGATCTGAATGACCTTCGGCCATTTGTGTCGGCGGTTTAAATTGAGCAGATATAATCATGATTTACAGAATCATCGCTCACAGCATCGCTTTACCTGACAAAACCAAGCATGGAGTCGACGGAGATAACCAGGAGCAAATTGCTGCTTATGTTGTAAAGAGACTTGACCGAGACCTTGATGAAATGAAATCTTTAAACAACTCAATTTAACAAAGACTGCCTAAGGAAAACATCATTTTTCTCTAATGAAAACTGTGACTTGCATTTCTTAAAGAACAAATAAAAGTTGCTTTTAAACAACTGCTGATTTTGAAATGACTTCTAACACCTGGTGACAGCTTGAAAACTAAACAAgtgcaatattttaattttttactatTACAGGTTTGTAATCAGTCATTTGTGaaacattaaaagcaataaaaggCAATAAAGCACGTGAAAAATCCCATGCTTGAGAAAGTCTGCCCTCTAGCGGACCATCTGCAGATAAACTGGAAATACATATGCAGACCGAAGGTTGAATTTCTGGGTTCAAAACAAGTTGAGCTCCATCAATACTAATTTTTGTGAACTCAGCAAACTATAACTGAAATAATTTTTTGAGATAAACTGCAAGAATGTACCATACAACACTAGATTGACATGTATTGAAAATGGATCATCATTCATAGTAAGtgagttttattaaaatatatcctATAGTGAAATATAGAAACTTTTAGGAAAAATAGTTGCATAGCTTGATAAAAATCTACAGAGCTATCTGTGGATTTTTTGCAGGTTTTGTGAAGAAATAAGTACATTTTAAGGAACATGTATAGAATGTTTAAGCAGATGTACCTGATTTACGACTTCAAAGTAGAACGCAAGAGTTGTACTTGGGTCCAGTCCACAAATCTTCCACTGACTTGTGCCACCGGTTCCTATTTCCTACAGATAGAGATCAAAACACATCTTTGCTATTCCAGAGATAAAccacaaaaactaaaactaactGAGTGACATGTCTGATTTAAATCAGATGCGCTACTCACATTTTCTGACACACAGGGACCTTTGGCGTTCAGAGAGACGCACGGCCCGATCGCTCCAGAAATCTTAATCTCTCTTGAAGTctgaaaaaatgtatatcatAAGCAAACCAATATACGGCAGAATAATCGGAGGATTACAACAAAAAAGACCAGAGAGCACTTGATAAATCTTGTTTAAGAATAAGGAAAATCGTGACACCTTAATCTCCAGAGTTCCTGCCAGTGCCATCTTAAAGGAGCCCTGCACGTCTTTCGTGAAAACTCTCTGGAACGTTTGCTTGAACAGAGATGTGTTGAAAGAATCGGCCATGACCATATAACCCCTGCAATACCAGACAAACAGATAGCAAATGTCCGAGTGCCTTAAAGCCGTGGCATAGTAGGTTTTTTTACTTTGGAGTCACTTACCCCGTGTAGTTGGTGCAACACTTCATTTCGAGTAAGCCTGTCTGGTCCAGAGCACAGGCATAAATATCAATAATGTGTCCGTTGGTGGCGGCTCGGTTGGCTAAGGCTTCATAGTGCTACGGGCGAAAGCAGTTCCACTTTAATTATGTGAAATGCAGTATGTGTTAAAATTTTCAGGGTTTAGAGGTTTTAaccaataatattttttaaggtACAACCACTTACAATCTCACATTTCTGTAATTACTGCTAAAAGCAAGCTGTAGCAAAGAACTTTTACAAaattcataaaaacaataaatat
This genomic window from Triplophysa rosa linkage group LG10, Trosa_1v2, whole genome shotgun sequence contains:
- the sec23a gene encoding protein transport protein Sec23A, with amino-acid sequence MATFQEFIQQNEDRDGVRFSWNVWPSSRLEATRMVVPVASLFTPLKERPDLPPIQYEPVLCSRATCRAVLNPLCQVDYKAKLWACNFCYQRNQFPPTYAGISEVNQPAELLPQFSTIEYVVQRGTQMPLNILYVVDTCMEDEDLQALKESLQMSLSLLPPTALVGLITFGRMVQVHELGCEGISKSYVFRGTKDLSAKQLQEMLGLTKPVAAQAGRGPQQPQVPPSNRFLQPVQNIDMNLTDLLGELQRDPWPVTQGKRPLRSLGVALSIAVGLLECTFPNTGARIMSFIGGPATQGPGMVVGDELKTPIRSWHDIEKDNAKFMKKATKHYEALANRAATNGHIIDIYACALDQTGLLEMKCCTNYTGGYMVMADSFNTSLFKQTFQRVFTKDVQGSFKMALAGTLEIKTSREIKISGAIGPCVSLNAKGPCVSENEIGTGGTSQWKICGLDPSTTLAFYFEVVNQHNAPIPQGGRGAIQYVTQYQHSSGQRRIRVTTIARNWADAQTQIQSIAASFDQEAAAILMARLAVYRAETEEGPDVLRWLDRQLIRLCQKFGDYHKDDPNSFRFSETFSLYPQFMFHLRRSPFLQVFNNSPDESSYYRHQFMRQDLTQSLIMIQPILYAYSFSGPPEPVLLDSSSILPDRILLMDTFFQILIYHGETVSQWRKAGYQDMPEYENFKHLLQAPVDDAQEILHSRFPMPRYIDTEHGGSQARFLLSKVNPSQTHNNMYAWGQESGAPILTDDVSLQVFMDHLKKLAVSSAA
- the LOC130560442 gene encoding adenosine receptor A3 codes for the protein MSAFKRSGERRMQWTALVFAVLLIGSSICSVLGNSVLLLVVLFDKSLQTDTWPLTLSFCLSDLALGISVMPFGIHNSLFQVKGYASKSALCQGSAALFLLLQLASIHSLTWAAVDKFTEICFALNYAGIFTAHRVKIILAMVWVYSLLSAAMPFIGFGSYSYSEKKFLCVPSFQPSSVGFNMLFMGLGIIIPILLMCCMYGYIVYVAWNQVRRGTFVCNEDHCFYVPANSYFKSSIVMVATIVCLLVCWLPYIIICFYETLTGKESSQSASVFATWLVLFTSALNPWINSMTQTRYRVALRRSVNKIRLMFQHPRKNSLPQCTTIPDNSPASSPSVPTGPQTNNGAQQDLTLA